One Stigmatopora argus isolate UIUO_Sarg chromosome 20, RoL_Sarg_1.0, whole genome shotgun sequence genomic region harbors:
- the pcolceb gene encoding procollagen C-endopeptidase enhancer b, translating to MEVRVWSVCTILAWALGWTAAQSQGNYTRPVFKCGGHLAVDSGMVASEGFPSPYKANSKCTWYITVPEGHVVMLSFRLFDMEAEPTCRYDYLDVYNGHTRLVQKLGRFCGTFRPGALISTSNTMMLDMVSDEATGGRGFLAYFRAGKPHVEENQFCGGRLTKSQGSVQTPNWPNSNYPAGISCSWFISVEPGNVIEVKFEKLDLEHDTYCRYDYVALFNGGERDDSRRIAKFCGDRVPGSVVTNGHQLLVQFVSDLSVTSDGFMAYYNSVPRGSRTPTAGGDFIHRSGTPATTKPTAKPNKARTTPRPKLAIKPKATPKPARKPVAKIPLPAPPPRRKPTGKPKTTKPTRKAPVKKATPKPRIKASSKPKVIKVAKPTRKPIAKPKPAPGPGPGPKAGNKPAKATPKTPAKAKATVKPKATPKPGATKKPAVNKKPLPALPLNPLCTQACKRTGTLASSFCPSDFVLTGKVTEVTPGPRGSATVEVSVIKAYKAGKLNVARAGPSATVKLTSTCKRCPGLTKGQNYVLMGKVDGQGKGLLSPSSFALLYKPVHAKALAALSAKGC from the exons ATGGAGGTCAGGGTGTGGAGCGTCTGCACGATTTTAGCCTGGGCGCTGGGATGGACGGCGGCTCAGAGTCAGGGCAACTACACCAG GCCCGTCTTCAAATGCGGGGGGCATCTGGCGGTGGATTCGGGCATGGTGGCCAGCGAGGGCTTCCCCAGTCCTTACAAAGCCAACAGTAAATGCACCTGGTACATCACG GTCCCGGAAGGTCACGTGGTCATGCTGTCATTCCGCCTGTTCGACATGGAGGCCGAGCCCACCTGTCGCTACGACTACTTGGACGTCTACAACGGCCATACGCGCTTGGTGCAGAAGCTGGGGCGCTTCTGCGGGACCTTCCGGCCCGGAGCGCTCATCTCCACCTCCAACACCATGATGCTGGACATGGTTTCGGACGAGGCCACCGGCGGGAGAGGCTTCCTGGCCTACTTTCGGGCGGGGAAGCCACACGTGGAAG AGAACCAGTTCTGCGGCGGGCGCTTGACCAAATCCCAGGGCTCCGTTCAGACCCCCAATTGGCCCAACTCCAACTACCCGGCGGGCATCAGCTGCTCCTGGTTCATCTCGGTGGAGCCGGGCAAC GTGATCGAGGTCAAGTTCGAGAAGCTGGACCTGGAACACGACACCTACTGTCGCTACGATTACGTGGCTCTGTTCAACGGAGGAGAGAGAGACGACTCCAGGAGAATCGCCAAGTTCTGCGGCGACAGGGTGCCCGG GAGCGTCGTGACCAACGGTCATCAGCTCCTGGTCCAGTTTGTGTCCGACCTCAGCGTGACCTCGGACGGCTTCATGGCGTACTACAACAGCGTGCCCCGCGGCTCCCGGACTCCCACCGCCGGGGGGGACTTCATCCATCGATCCGGGACGCCCGCCACCACGAAACCCACCGCGAAGCCAAACAAAGCCAGGACCACCCCCAGACCCAAGCTTGCCATCAAGCCCAAAGCCACTCCCAAACCGGCCAGAAAACCAGTAGCCAAGATCCCGctgccggcgccgccgccgcggcgCAAACCGACCGGCAAGCCCAAAACGACTAAACCCACCCGCAAAGCCCCAGTGAAGAAAGCCACGCCCAAACCCAGAATCAAAGCTTCCTCCAAACCcaaagtcatcaaagtggccAAACCTACACGTAAGCCCATAGCCAAGCCCAAACCTGCTCCTGGTCCCGGTCCCGGTCCCAAAGCCGGCAACAAACCAGCGAAAGCCACCCCGAAAACACCAGCAAAGGCCAAAGCGACAGTCAAACCTAAAGCCACGCCCAAACCCGGAGCGACCAAGAAACCGGCGGTGAACAAGAAAC CTTTGCCAGCTTTGCCTCTCAACCCGTTGTGCACTCAAGCCTGCAAGAGGACGGGGACCTTGGCGTCCAGCTTCTGCCCCAGTGACTTCG TGTTGACGGGGAAAGTGACGGAGGTCACCCCGGGCCCGAGAGGTTCGGCCACGGTGGAAGTGTCCGTCATCAAGGCTTACAAGGCGGGAAAACTGAACGTGGCCAGAGCGGGACCGAGCGCCACCGTCAAACTGACCTCCACCTGTAAGAGGTGCCCCGGGTTGACCAAAG GCCAAAACTACGTGCTGATGGGAAAAGTGGACGGGCAGGGAAAAGGCCTCCTGAGCCCGTCTAGTTTCGCCCTCCTGTACAAGCCGGTCCACGCCAAAGCCCTCGCCGCCCTGTCGGCCAAAGGGTGCTGA
- the per1b gene encoding period circadian protein homolog 1b isoform X2, with amino-acid sequence MSYDISQAAASGDTRGRMSRAAGKCDGGGGEDDDQEADSKGLMMSATNAVSEDAGRGSSPGGDSGGSRRRVPNSDDTDGLSSGNDSGERESEGGTERETSSSHGRQSTRSSHGWSNGKDSGMMLESTASQKSSNSQSLSLPSGSLAYSLLSTSSEHDPPSTSGCSSNQSAARAQTQKELMKAIKELKFRLPSERKSKGHAGTLSALKYALQCVRQVRANKEYYHQWSVEECHGCSLDLSAFTIEELDNITSEYTLKNTDTFSMAVSFLSGKVVYVSPQGSSVLRCKPECLQGTMFSELLAPQDVSTFYGGTAPCRLPLWASCIGSASPALDCTQEKSMFCRLSGKRTQGGETLYYPFRLTPYQLTVRDSDMAEPQPCCLLIAERVHSGYEAPRIPPDKRIFTTSHTPSCLFQEVDERAVPLLGYLPQDLVGTPILLYIHPEDRPTMVAIHEKIFQFAGQPFEYAPLRMCARSGEYLTIDTSWSSFVNPWSRKVAFVVGRHKVRTSPLNEDVFTARGGEVRTTTPDVVQLSEQIHRLLAQPVHGGGGSQGYSSLGSSGSRGSHHSHPQRPSASATSSSESNGPAAEDAVMAIAMHKPMTFQQICKDVHMVKTNGQQVFIESRNRLPLRKNAGTVVAKGPRTVNQDPAKGLISEARKAPKDLLPTPLVPKESPLGYSYQQINCLDSIIRYLESCNVPNTIKRKCGSSSGTSASEEDKQHWEGSRNAKRAAVTLVGEAHPLPPLTLATKAESVASVTSQCSFSSTIVHVGDKKPPESDIVMEEAPPTPTHSPPNLTPFASCSGQTANSVRPLAPPPPPPPQASQTPQPTAPERDGRRSMGGAGRLGLTKEVLSAHTQQEEQAFLDRFKDLSKLRVFDQTASSTVRCHTPTANPRGVHCSGDYPSAGGGSGHRRGGKRLKHQEPNDRHASFGLAGMPRDPGSRSSAAPPMVVAAAPPGALSNSSSWPSVCSQPNIPSAPFAPGMLPMYPVYPPLTQPLTVQDPTRFAAGPMVPPMMALVLPNYMFPPMGAALPQPAPAPLQFFGPNFNYPAPAPVPLPVPLPVCNPLSVPGTGAPSRSSTPQSYTQTHPDREGAGSPLFQSRCSSPLNLLQLEEPPNGRLEGAAGTAASSQQAMPPAQGGTGGVQSSTGQRNSADDAKDNENGEANESNNDAMSTSSDILDLLLQEDSRSGTGSAASGSGSSGTRSSGSGSGSNGCSSSGTSGTSSSQGSHTSKYFGSIDSLENEHARKQTAGSGDDGGEGQFIKCVLQDPIWLLMANTDDKVMMTYQLPIRDLETVLRQDREALRGMQKHQPRFNEEQKRELSQVHPWVRTGRLPKAVNVSGCAECKSPSSLAQSAPFDVELHEMELCPVLKMQEAGNAQAKTTDGHLPEEEDHDHQGRRDEEKTQPGAVAETALG; translated from the exons GCCGTCGTAGGGTCCCCAACTCCGACGACACGGACGGACTCTCCAGCGGGAACGACTCCGGCGAGAGGGAGAGCGAGGGCGGCACGGAGAGGGAGACCAGCTCCTCCCACGGCCGGCAGTCCACGCGCAGCTCGCACGGTTGGTCCAACGGGAAGGACTCGGGCATGATGCTGGAAAGCACGGCGAGCCAGAAGAGCTCCAACTCGCAGAGCCTGTCGCTGCCCAGCGGCTCCCTGGCCTACAGCCTGCTGTCCACCAGCTCGGAACACGACCCGCCCTCCACCTCCGGCTGTAGCAGCAACCAGTCGGCGGCCAGGGCGCAGACTCAGAAGGAGCTGATGAAGGCCATCAAGGAGCTGAAGTTCCGTCTGCCCTCCGAGCGCAAGTCCAAGGGCCACGCCGGCACCCTCAGCGCGCTCAAATACGCCTTGCAGTGCGTCAGACAAGTCCGAG CCAACAAGGAGTACTATCACCAGTGGAGCGTGGAAGAGTGCCACGGTTGCAGCCTGGATTTGTCCGCCTTCACCATCGAGGAGCTCGACAATATCACTTCCGAATACACCCTGAAGAACACG GACACCTTCTCGATGGCGGTCTCCTTCCTGTCTGGGAAGGTGGTCTACGTGTCGCCCCAGGGCTCGTCGGTTTTGCGCTGCAAGCCGGAGTGCCTCCAGGGCACCATGTTCTCCGAACTTTTGGCCCCGCAAGACGTCAGCACCTTCTACGGCGGCACGGCGCCGTGCCGGCTGCCTCTGTGGGCCTCCTGCATCGGATCAG CCTCGCCTGCGCTGGACTGCACTCAGGAGAAGTCCATGTTCTGCAGACTCAGCGGCAAGCGGACGCAGGGCGGCGAGACGCTCTATTATCCTTTTCGCCTGACGCCGTACCAGCTCACCGTCCGAGATTCGGACATGGCCGAGCCGCAGCCCTGTTGCCTGCTCATCGCCGAGAGGGTCCACTCTGGATACGAAG CACCTCGTATCCCTCCAGACAAGAGGATCTTCACCACCAGTCACACTCCCAGCTGCCTCTTCCAAGAAGTCGACGAGAG GGCCGTACCTCTGTTGGGGTATCTGCCACAGGACTTGGTGGGGACCCCGATTCTGCTCTACATCCACCCCGAAGACAGACCGACGATGGTGGCCATCCACGAGAAAA TCTTTCAATTTGCCGGCCAACCCTTCGAGTATGCGCCACTGAGGATGTGCGCCCGCAGCGGAGAGTACTTGACCATCGACACCAGCTGGTCTTCCTTCGTCAATCCTTGGAGTCGCAAGGTGGCCTTTGTGGTGGGGCGCCACAAAGTTAGAAC GAGCCCGCTGAACGAGGACGTGTTCACGGCGCGTGGCGGCGAGGTTCGCACCACCACGCCCGACGTGGTGCAGCTCAGCGAGCAGATCCACCGACTTCTGGCCCAGCCGGtgcacggcggcggcggctctcAAGGCTACAGCTCCCTGGGTTCCAGCGGGTCGCGGGGCTCGCACCACTCGCACCCGCAGCGTCCCAGCGCCTCGGCCACCTCCTCCAGCGAGAGCAACGGACCCGCCGCGGAGGACGCCGTCATGGCGATCGCGATGCACAAGCCC ATGACCTTCCAGCAGATCTGCAAAGACGTTCACATGGTCAAGACCAACGGGCAGCAGGTTTTCATCGAGTCTCGGAACAGGCTGCCGCTCAGAAAGAACGCCGGCACGG TGGTCGCAAAGGGGCCGAGAACCGTCAACCAAGACCCCGCTAAGGGCCTCATCTCTGAGGCGAGGAAAGCCCCAAAGGATCTGCTGCCCACGCCGCTGGTGCCAAAAGAGTCCCCGCTGGGATATTCCTACCAGCAGATCAACTGTCTAGACAGCATCATAAG ATACCTGGAGAGCTGCAACGTTCCCAACACCATCAAAAGGAAGTGCGGCTCCTCGTCCGGCACGTCGGCTTCCGAAGAAGACAAACAGCATTGGGAGGGGAGCAGAAACGCTAAAC GTGCGGCGGTCACCCTGGTTGGCGAAGCCCATCCTCTGCCCCCACTGACGTTGGCCACCAAGGCAGAAAGCGTGGCGTCCGTCACGTCGCAGTGTAGCTTCAGTAGCACCATCGTGCACGTGGGAGACAAGAAACCGCCCGAATCAG ATATCGTGATGGAGGAGGCCCCACCCACTCCAACACACTCTCCTCCTAACTTGACGCCATTTGCGTCCTGCAGTGGCCAAACGGCCAACTCCGTTCGCCCTCTTGCTCCTCCCCCTCCACCGCCACCTCAAGCGTCTCAAACCCCGCAGCCGACGGCGCCGGAGAGAGACGGCCGGCGCAGCATGGGCGGCGCCGGCCGGCTGGGCCTGACCAAGGAGGTGCTGTCGGCGCACACGCAGCAGGAGGAGCAAGCCTTCCTGGACCGCTTCAAGGACCTGAGCAAATTGCGGGTCTTCGACCAGACGGCGTCTTCCACCGTGCGCTGCCACACGCCCACCGCTAACCCACGAG GGGTGCATTGTTCTGGCGACTACCCATCCGCAGGGGGGGGCTCGGGTCACAGACGCGGCGGGAAGAGGCTCAAGCACCAGGAGCCCAACGATCGGCACGCCTCTTTCGGGCTCGCCGGGATGCCCCGAGACCCCGGGAGCCGATCGAGCGCCGCGCCCCCgatggtggtggcggcggcgccgcCGGGAGCCTTGTCGAACTCCTCCTCTTGGCCGTCGGTGTGCTCCCAGCCCAACATTCCCTCGGCGCCGTTCGCGCCGGGCATGCTTCCCATGTACCCGGTCTACCCGCCGCTCACTCAGCCATTAACGGTCCAGGATCCGACCCGTTTCGCGGCCGGTCCAATGGTCCCCCCTATGATGGCCTTGGTCCTCCCCAACTACATGTTCCCTCCCATGGGGGCGGCCCTACCTCAGCCAGCCCCCGCCCCCTTACAGTTCTTCGGGCCAAACTTCAACTATCCCGCCCCGGCCCCGGTGCCTTTGCCGGTGCCTTTGCCGGTTTGCAACCCGCTTTCAGTTCCCGGCACGGGTGCGCCATCACGCAGCAGCACCCCCCAGTCCTACACTCAGACCCACCCTGACCGTGAGGGCGCAGGCTCGCCCCTCTTCCAGTCTCGGTGCTCCTCCCCCCTCAACTTATTGCAGTTGGAGGAGCCACCCAACGGTCGCTTAGAGGGCGCCGCCGGCACGGCGGCGAGCTCACAGCAAGCCATGCCCCCCGCGCAGGGCGGCACCGGCGGGGTGCAGAGTTCCACCGGTCAGAGGAACTCGGCAGACGATGCCAAGGACAACGAAAAC GGGGAAGCCAATGAGTCCAACAACGACGCCATGTCCACTTCAAGCGACATTCTGGACCTACTGCTCCAGGAAGACTCGCGTTCGGGAACCGGCTCCGCCGCTTCCGGCTCGGGCTCGTCGGGCACGAGGTCCTCCGGTTCCGGTTCCGGCTCCAACGGATGCTCCTCCTCCGGGACCAGCGGCACAA GTAGCAGCCAGGGCAGCCACACCAGCAAATACTTTGGCAGCATCGACTCGTTGGAGAACGAGCACGCCCGCAAGCAGACAGCGGGCAgcggcgacgacggcggcgaGGGCCAGTTCATCAAGTGCGTCCTGCAGGACCCCATTTGGCTCCTGATGGCCAACACGGACGACAAGGTCATGATGACCTACCAGCTGCCCATCAG GGACCTCGAGACGGTGCTGCGGCAAGACCGCGAAGCCCTCAGGGGCATGCAGAAGCACCAGCCTCGCTTTAACGAAGAACAGAAGAGGGAGCTGAGTCAGGTGCACCCTTGGGTGCGCACGGGACGTCTTCCCAAAGCCGTCAACGTCTCC GGCTGCGCGGAATGCAAGTCTCCCAGCTCGCTGGCCCAGAGCGCCCCCTTTGACGTGGAGCTCCACGAAATGGAACTTTGCCCCGTGCTTAAGATGCAAGAGGCGGGAAACGCCCAAGCCAAGACCACGGACGGACATCTTCCGGAGGAGGAAGATCATGACCACCAGGGGCGACGGGACGAAGAAAAAACCCAACCGGGAGCGGTGGCGGAGACGGCGCTCGGCTGA
- the per1b gene encoding period circadian protein homolog 1b isoform X1 yields the protein MSYDISQAAASGDTRGRMSRAAGKCDGGGGEDDDQEADSKGLMMSATNAVSEDAGRGSSPGGDSGGSRRRVPNSDDTDGLSSGNDSGERESEGGTERETSSSHGRQSTRSSHGWSNGKDSGMMLESTASQKSSNSQSLSLPSGSLAYSLLSTSSEHDPPSTSGCSSNQSAARAQTQKELMKAIKELKFRLPSERKSKGHAGTLSALKYALQCVRQVRANKEYYHQWSVEECHGCSLDLSAFTIEELDNITSEYTLKNTDTFSMAVSFLSGKVVYVSPQGSSVLRCKPECLQGTMFSELLAPQDVSTFYGGTAPCRLPLWASCIGSASPALDCTQEKSMFCRLSGKRTQGGETLYYPFRLTPYQLTVRDSDMAEPQPCCLLIAERVHSGYEAPRIPPDKRIFTTSHTPSCLFQEVDERAVPLLGYLPQDLVGTPILLYIHPEDRPTMVAIHEKIFQFAGQPFEYAPLRMCARSGEYLTIDTSWSSFVNPWSRKVAFVVGRHKVRTSPLNEDVFTARGGEVRTTTPDVVQLSEQIHRLLAQPVHGGGGSQGYSSLGSSGSRGSHHSHPQRPSASATSSSESNGPAAEDAVMAIAMHKPMTFQQICKDVHMVKTNGQQVFIESRNRLPLRKNAGTVVAKGPRTVNQDPAKGLISEARKAPKDLLPTPLVPKESPLGYSYQQINCLDSIIRYLESCNVPNTIKRKCGSSSGTSASEEDKQHWEGSRNAKRELALEFGAHRACFGSGLTLALTGAAVTLVGEAHPLPPLTLATKAESVASVTSQCSFSSTIVHVGDKKPPESDIVMEEAPPTPTHSPPNLTPFASCSGQTANSVRPLAPPPPPPPQASQTPQPTAPERDGRRSMGGAGRLGLTKEVLSAHTQQEEQAFLDRFKDLSKLRVFDQTASSTVRCHTPTANPRGVHCSGDYPSAGGGSGHRRGGKRLKHQEPNDRHASFGLAGMPRDPGSRSSAAPPMVVAAAPPGALSNSSSWPSVCSQPNIPSAPFAPGMLPMYPVYPPLTQPLTVQDPTRFAAGPMVPPMMALVLPNYMFPPMGAALPQPAPAPLQFFGPNFNYPAPAPVPLPVPLPVCNPLSVPGTGAPSRSSTPQSYTQTHPDREGAGSPLFQSRCSSPLNLLQLEEPPNGRLEGAAGTAASSQQAMPPAQGGTGGVQSSTGQRNSADDAKDNENGEANESNNDAMSTSSDILDLLLQEDSRSGTGSAASGSGSSGTRSSGSGSGSNGCSSSGTSGTSSSQGSHTSKYFGSIDSLENEHARKQTAGSGDDGGEGQFIKCVLQDPIWLLMANTDDKVMMTYQLPIRDLETVLRQDREALRGMQKHQPRFNEEQKRELSQVHPWVRTGRLPKAVNVSGCAECKSPSSLAQSAPFDVELHEMELCPVLKMQEAGNAQAKTTDGHLPEEEDHDHQGRRDEEKTQPGAVAETALG from the exons GCCGTCGTAGGGTCCCCAACTCCGACGACACGGACGGACTCTCCAGCGGGAACGACTCCGGCGAGAGGGAGAGCGAGGGCGGCACGGAGAGGGAGACCAGCTCCTCCCACGGCCGGCAGTCCACGCGCAGCTCGCACGGTTGGTCCAACGGGAAGGACTCGGGCATGATGCTGGAAAGCACGGCGAGCCAGAAGAGCTCCAACTCGCAGAGCCTGTCGCTGCCCAGCGGCTCCCTGGCCTACAGCCTGCTGTCCACCAGCTCGGAACACGACCCGCCCTCCACCTCCGGCTGTAGCAGCAACCAGTCGGCGGCCAGGGCGCAGACTCAGAAGGAGCTGATGAAGGCCATCAAGGAGCTGAAGTTCCGTCTGCCCTCCGAGCGCAAGTCCAAGGGCCACGCCGGCACCCTCAGCGCGCTCAAATACGCCTTGCAGTGCGTCAGACAAGTCCGAG CCAACAAGGAGTACTATCACCAGTGGAGCGTGGAAGAGTGCCACGGTTGCAGCCTGGATTTGTCCGCCTTCACCATCGAGGAGCTCGACAATATCACTTCCGAATACACCCTGAAGAACACG GACACCTTCTCGATGGCGGTCTCCTTCCTGTCTGGGAAGGTGGTCTACGTGTCGCCCCAGGGCTCGTCGGTTTTGCGCTGCAAGCCGGAGTGCCTCCAGGGCACCATGTTCTCCGAACTTTTGGCCCCGCAAGACGTCAGCACCTTCTACGGCGGCACGGCGCCGTGCCGGCTGCCTCTGTGGGCCTCCTGCATCGGATCAG CCTCGCCTGCGCTGGACTGCACTCAGGAGAAGTCCATGTTCTGCAGACTCAGCGGCAAGCGGACGCAGGGCGGCGAGACGCTCTATTATCCTTTTCGCCTGACGCCGTACCAGCTCACCGTCCGAGATTCGGACATGGCCGAGCCGCAGCCCTGTTGCCTGCTCATCGCCGAGAGGGTCCACTCTGGATACGAAG CACCTCGTATCCCTCCAGACAAGAGGATCTTCACCACCAGTCACACTCCCAGCTGCCTCTTCCAAGAAGTCGACGAGAG GGCCGTACCTCTGTTGGGGTATCTGCCACAGGACTTGGTGGGGACCCCGATTCTGCTCTACATCCACCCCGAAGACAGACCGACGATGGTGGCCATCCACGAGAAAA TCTTTCAATTTGCCGGCCAACCCTTCGAGTATGCGCCACTGAGGATGTGCGCCCGCAGCGGAGAGTACTTGACCATCGACACCAGCTGGTCTTCCTTCGTCAATCCTTGGAGTCGCAAGGTGGCCTTTGTGGTGGGGCGCCACAAAGTTAGAAC GAGCCCGCTGAACGAGGACGTGTTCACGGCGCGTGGCGGCGAGGTTCGCACCACCACGCCCGACGTGGTGCAGCTCAGCGAGCAGATCCACCGACTTCTGGCCCAGCCGGtgcacggcggcggcggctctcAAGGCTACAGCTCCCTGGGTTCCAGCGGGTCGCGGGGCTCGCACCACTCGCACCCGCAGCGTCCCAGCGCCTCGGCCACCTCCTCCAGCGAGAGCAACGGACCCGCCGCGGAGGACGCCGTCATGGCGATCGCGATGCACAAGCCC ATGACCTTCCAGCAGATCTGCAAAGACGTTCACATGGTCAAGACCAACGGGCAGCAGGTTTTCATCGAGTCTCGGAACAGGCTGCCGCTCAGAAAGAACGCCGGCACGG TGGTCGCAAAGGGGCCGAGAACCGTCAACCAAGACCCCGCTAAGGGCCTCATCTCTGAGGCGAGGAAAGCCCCAAAGGATCTGCTGCCCACGCCGCTGGTGCCAAAAGAGTCCCCGCTGGGATATTCCTACCAGCAGATCAACTGTCTAGACAGCATCATAAG ATACCTGGAGAGCTGCAACGTTCCCAACACCATCAAAAGGAAGTGCGGCTCCTCGTCCGGCACGTCGGCTTCCGAAGAAGACAAACAGCATTGGGAGGGGAGCAGAAACGCTAAACGTGAGTTAGCGTTGGAATTCGGCGCACATCGAGCGTGCTTTGGGTCGGGTCTCACGCTTGCTCTCACAGGTGCGGCGGTCACCCTGGTTGGCGAAGCCCATCCTCTGCCCCCACTGACGTTGGCCACCAAGGCAGAAAGCGTGGCGTCCGTCACGTCGCAGTGTAGCTTCAGTAGCACCATCGTGCACGTGGGAGACAAGAAACCGCCCGAATCAG ATATCGTGATGGAGGAGGCCCCACCCACTCCAACACACTCTCCTCCTAACTTGACGCCATTTGCGTCCTGCAGTGGCCAAACGGCCAACTCCGTTCGCCCTCTTGCTCCTCCCCCTCCACCGCCACCTCAAGCGTCTCAAACCCCGCAGCCGACGGCGCCGGAGAGAGACGGCCGGCGCAGCATGGGCGGCGCCGGCCGGCTGGGCCTGACCAAGGAGGTGCTGTCGGCGCACACGCAGCAGGAGGAGCAAGCCTTCCTGGACCGCTTCAAGGACCTGAGCAAATTGCGGGTCTTCGACCAGACGGCGTCTTCCACCGTGCGCTGCCACACGCCCACCGCTAACCCACGAG GGGTGCATTGTTCTGGCGACTACCCATCCGCAGGGGGGGGCTCGGGTCACAGACGCGGCGGGAAGAGGCTCAAGCACCAGGAGCCCAACGATCGGCACGCCTCTTTCGGGCTCGCCGGGATGCCCCGAGACCCCGGGAGCCGATCGAGCGCCGCGCCCCCgatggtggtggcggcggcgccgcCGGGAGCCTTGTCGAACTCCTCCTCTTGGCCGTCGGTGTGCTCCCAGCCCAACATTCCCTCGGCGCCGTTCGCGCCGGGCATGCTTCCCATGTACCCGGTCTACCCGCCGCTCACTCAGCCATTAACGGTCCAGGATCCGACCCGTTTCGCGGCCGGTCCAATGGTCCCCCCTATGATGGCCTTGGTCCTCCCCAACTACATGTTCCCTCCCATGGGGGCGGCCCTACCTCAGCCAGCCCCCGCCCCCTTACAGTTCTTCGGGCCAAACTTCAACTATCCCGCCCCGGCCCCGGTGCCTTTGCCGGTGCCTTTGCCGGTTTGCAACCCGCTTTCAGTTCCCGGCACGGGTGCGCCATCACGCAGCAGCACCCCCCAGTCCTACACTCAGACCCACCCTGACCGTGAGGGCGCAGGCTCGCCCCTCTTCCAGTCTCGGTGCTCCTCCCCCCTCAACTTATTGCAGTTGGAGGAGCCACCCAACGGTCGCTTAGAGGGCGCCGCCGGCACGGCGGCGAGCTCACAGCAAGCCATGCCCCCCGCGCAGGGCGGCACCGGCGGGGTGCAGAGTTCCACCGGTCAGAGGAACTCGGCAGACGATGCCAAGGACAACGAAAAC GGGGAAGCCAATGAGTCCAACAACGACGCCATGTCCACTTCAAGCGACATTCTGGACCTACTGCTCCAGGAAGACTCGCGTTCGGGAACCGGCTCCGCCGCTTCCGGCTCGGGCTCGTCGGGCACGAGGTCCTCCGGTTCCGGTTCCGGCTCCAACGGATGCTCCTCCTCCGGGACCAGCGGCACAA GTAGCAGCCAGGGCAGCCACACCAGCAAATACTTTGGCAGCATCGACTCGTTGGAGAACGAGCACGCCCGCAAGCAGACAGCGGGCAgcggcgacgacggcggcgaGGGCCAGTTCATCAAGTGCGTCCTGCAGGACCCCATTTGGCTCCTGATGGCCAACACGGACGACAAGGTCATGATGACCTACCAGCTGCCCATCAG GGACCTCGAGACGGTGCTGCGGCAAGACCGCGAAGCCCTCAGGGGCATGCAGAAGCACCAGCCTCGCTTTAACGAAGAACAGAAGAGGGAGCTGAGTCAGGTGCACCCTTGGGTGCGCACGGGACGTCTTCCCAAAGCCGTCAACGTCTCC GGCTGCGCGGAATGCAAGTCTCCCAGCTCGCTGGCCCAGAGCGCCCCCTTTGACGTGGAGCTCCACGAAATGGAACTTTGCCCCGTGCTTAAGATGCAAGAGGCGGGAAACGCCCAAGCCAAGACCACGGACGGACATCTTCCGGAGGAGGAAGATCATGACCACCAGGGGCGACGGGACGAAGAAAAAACCCAACCGGGAGCGGTGGCGGAGACGGCGCTCGGCTGA